The following proteins are encoded in a genomic region of Bernardetia sp. MNP-M8:
- a CDS encoding pirin family protein has product MSTTKAIKEVKYVIPAVDINMGGIILKQALPTQRINQIDPFLLLHHASFEYRDDAPAIHQGIDPHPHRGFSPVTFIIEGEVHHRDSRGNNQIAKKGEVQWMHAGAGIVHSERPSKELAERNGKQEIIQLWINSPANRKMQPPSYQYIPENEIPFFWSLDKTIQNKIIAGNYEIIEENKLKTLKGKIKTESELLILWSKAENKGSQIISIPKQMNAMIYVVSGEMRIKGYGKVEEKELIAFELENENIEMDIDAKAEFLVLCGTPINEKITQHGPFVMNTQTQIMEAMRDYQMGKMGVLIEEK; this is encoded by the coding sequence ATGTCAACAACCAAAGCAATTAAAGAAGTAAAATATGTAATCCCTGCCGTAGATATAAATATGGGAGGGATTATTTTAAAACAAGCCCTACCTACTCAAAGAATCAATCAAATAGATCCTTTTTTATTATTACATCATGCCAGTTTTGAGTATCGTGATGATGCGCCAGCTATCCATCAAGGTATTGATCCTCACCCACATAGAGGCTTTAGTCCAGTAACATTTATTATTGAAGGCGAAGTTCATCACAGAGACAGTCGTGGTAATAATCAAATTGCTAAAAAAGGCGAAGTTCAATGGATGCACGCAGGTGCAGGAATTGTACACAGTGAACGCCCTTCAAAAGAATTAGCAGAAAGAAATGGTAAACAAGAAATTATTCAGCTTTGGATAAATTCTCCTGCAAACAGAAAAATGCAACCTCCTAGCTATCAATATATTCCTGAAAATGAAATTCCTTTCTTTTGGTCACTAGATAAAACTATTCAAAACAAAATTATTGCAGGAAATTATGAAATTATAGAAGAGAATAAACTGAAAACTCTGAAAGGCAAAATAAAAACAGAAAGCGAATTACTTATCCTTTGGAGCAAAGCAGAAAATAAAGGTTCTCAAATTATATCTATTCCAAAGCAAATGAATGCTATGATTTATGTTGTGAGTGGAGAAATGAGAATAAAAGGATATGGAAAAGTAGAGGAAAAAGAATTGATTGCTTTTGAGTTAGAGAATGAAAATATAGAAATGGATATTGATGCAAAAGCAGAATTTTTAGTTTTGTGTGGCACACCAATAAATGAAAAAATAACACAACATGGACCTTTTGTAATGAATACCCAAACACAGATTATGGAAGCTATGAGAGATTATCAAATGGGAAAAATGGGAGTTTTGATTGAAGAAAAATAA
- a CDS encoding CHRD domain-containing protein, translating into MKNYWKTAMWSMALILFTFMAASCGDDDEDEAPALRSKVYTLASADTTGLTNVTGTVTFDEVDASKTTVTIDLVNAPAGGVHPAHIHDGEKTTNGPVAFALTEVVNSKSVSTVTQSYDQLINYDGYVNVHLSADSLDVIIANTNIGSNE; encoded by the coding sequence ATGAAAAATTATTGGAAAACTGCAATGTGGAGCATGGCTCTTATTTTATTCACATTTATGGCTGCTAGTTGTGGCGATGATGATGAGGACGAAGCTCCTGCTCTAAGAAGTAAAGTTTATACACTTGCAAGTGCAGATACTACTGGTTTAACTAACGTAACTGGAACAGTTACTTTTGATGAAGTGGATGCTTCAAAAACAACTGTAACTATTGATCTTGTAAATGCACCTGCTGGTGGAGTTCATCCTGCACATATTCATGATGGAGAAAAAACAACTAATGGTCCAGTAGCATTTGCCCTTACTGAAGTTGTTAATTCTAAAAGTGTAAGTACAGTAACTCAAAGTTATGATCAATTGATTAACTATGATGGTTATGTAAATGTACATCTTAGTGCAGATAGTTTAGATGTAATTATCGCTAATACTAACATCGGCTCAAACGAATAA
- a CDS encoding formimidoylglutamase: MNLELFFNKPSLSNFDGQNHKNTWFEILTGNFSANFSWQDAEIAIIGVDDATGSENKSMLNAADAVRQKLYRLQKGRAHKYSIVDLGNLRLTEDETQTKERLAEVCYRLLQKNVLPIIIGGSHDLTLAQYEAYKPLDKMLSLLCVDAKIDLDTNSSSLADSFMDKILKLQPNYLFNITHLASQEYLIPLDFIKLYQKLNFDIVGVGKIRDKPEEVEPLVRTADLLSFDLSAIRAADAAGNKLAQPFGLSAEEATRICWYAGNNVQMTSIGFYEYNPDLDVYGHTASIISTMIWYFVEGFYNRQAEYDFGSPFYIKYLVPMGGKTDFMMVFYKSKLTDKWWLEVPAPHFEENNEENPYHRPSIIPCSYNDYQQANRGEMPERWIKMYNRLF; encoded by the coding sequence ATGAATTTAGAGTTATTCTTTAACAAACCTTCGTTATCCAATTTTGATGGACAAAATCATAAAAATACATGGTTTGAAATTCTGACAGGTAATTTTTCGGCTAATTTTTCGTGGCAAGATGCCGAAATTGCTATTATTGGAGTAGATGATGCAACGGGTTCAGAAAATAAATCTATGCTTAATGCTGCTGATGCTGTTCGTCAAAAATTATATCGTTTACAAAAAGGACGAGCGCATAAATATAGTATTGTAGATTTAGGAAATTTGAGATTGACAGAAGATGAAACTCAAACAAAGGAACGTTTGGCTGAAGTTTGTTATAGACTTTTACAAAAAAATGTTTTGCCAATTATCATTGGAGGAAGTCATGATTTGACTTTGGCACAATATGAAGCCTACAAGCCATTAGATAAAATGCTTTCGCTGTTGTGTGTTGATGCTAAGATTGATTTGGATACAAATAGTAGTTCTTTGGCAGATAGTTTTATGGATAAAATCTTAAAATTACAGCCCAATTATTTATTCAATATTACACATTTGGCAAGTCAAGAATATTTGATTCCATTAGATTTTATAAAATTATATCAAAAACTAAATTTTGATATTGTCGGAGTTGGAAAAATTAGAGACAAACCTGAAGAAGTAGAACCACTTGTCAGAACAGCAGATTTACTAAGTTTTGATTTGAGTGCCATTCGTGCAGCAGATGCAGCAGGAAACAAATTAGCCCAACCTTTCGGACTTTCAGCAGAAGAAGCAACACGAATTTGTTGGTATGCAGGAAATAATGTTCAAATGACTTCGATAGGTTTTTACGAATATAATCCTGATTTGGATGTGTATGGACATACAGCAAGTATTATTTCGACAATGATTTGGTATTTTGTAGAAGGATTTTATAATCGTCAAGCTGAATATGATTTCGGAAGTCCTTTTTATATAAAATATCTTGTTCCGATGGGAGGAAAAACTGATTTTATGATGGTTTTTTACAAAAGTAAGCTGACTGATAAGTGGTGGCTAGAAGTTCCTGCGCCTCATTTTGAAGAAAATAATGAAGAAAATCCGTATCATCGTCCTTCCATTATTCCCTGTAGTTATAATGATTATCAACAAGCAAATAGAGGCGAAATGCCAGAACGTTGGATTAAAATGTACAATCGTTTGTTTTAA
- a CDS encoding HlyD family efflux transporter periplasmic adaptor subunit — MLGISKNTMPEGDRLFEDFYVFELLQTPRYGKIVAYWSLGIFMAGIAFLFLPWQQNIAGFGQLTALRPEDRPQKVYPVVGGRIEAWHIQEGQFVNAGDTIARISEVKDYYFDPNLTDRMASQIDAQGDAIGSLGDKARALDQQIAADQAAMELEVNQARNKVEQLKYKITIDSADLVAIETQYQNAINQYQREQELFQKGLTSKTDLENKELKAKEATAKLNSAQNKLATTRNEYLNTVLEVSSKRASYMSKIAKAISDKSSTLAYVNENEQKLTKLQNELTNVEVRKANYIIRAPQSGYVVKSLLTGIGEIVKEGQALVTIMPENPQLAVELYVSANDVPLLQRGTHVRLQFDGWPSLVFSGWESATVGTFGGKIAVIDYINTKNKYRVLVVPDTQAEEDWPAALRVGSGVYGWAMLNEVPIWYELWRQLNAFPPLPVEGSDYGSKEDKDKVEQMEYDSKLKR, encoded by the coding sequence ATGTTAGGAATTTCAAAAAACACAATGCCAGAAGGCGATAGATTATTTGAAGATTTTTATGTCTTCGAACTTCTCCAAACACCTCGTTATGGAAAAATAGTTGCTTATTGGTCGTTAGGAATTTTTATGGCAGGTATAGCATTTTTGTTTCTTCCTTGGCAGCAAAACATTGCAGGTTTTGGGCAGCTTACAGCACTTCGTCCAGAAGACCGACCTCAAAAAGTATATCCTGTTGTAGGTGGACGAATAGAAGCATGGCATATTCAAGAAGGGCAGTTTGTTAATGCAGGAGATACCATAGCTAGAATTTCAGAAGTAAAAGATTATTATTTTGATCCCAATCTAACAGACAGAATGGCAAGTCAGATAGATGCACAAGGAGACGCAATCGGTTCTTTGGGAGATAAAGCAAGAGCATTAGACCAACAGATTGCAGCTGATCAAGCAGCTATGGAATTGGAAGTAAATCAGGCAAGAAACAAAGTAGAACAACTCAAATACAAAATTACGATAGATAGTGCTGATTTGGTAGCTATCGAAACACAATATCAAAATGCTATAAATCAGTATCAGCGTGAACAAGAATTATTTCAAAAAGGACTTACTTCCAAAACTGATTTAGAAAACAAAGAATTAAAAGCAAAAGAAGCAACAGCAAAACTCAATTCAGCACAAAATAAATTGGCTACCACACGTAATGAATATCTCAATACTGTTTTAGAGGTTTCATCAAAAAGAGCTTCTTATATGAGTAAAATTGCAAAAGCTATTTCAGATAAAAGTTCTACTCTTGCTTATGTAAATGAAAATGAACAAAAACTAACCAAACTTCAAAACGAACTTACGAATGTAGAGGTCAGAAAGGCTAATTATATTATTCGTGCTCCTCAGTCTGGCTATGTAGTTAAGTCTTTACTTACAGGAATTGGAGAAATTGTAAAAGAAGGACAAGCTCTTGTTACAATTATGCCTGAAAACCCACAACTTGCAGTAGAACTGTATGTTTCTGCAAATGATGTTCCTTTGCTTCAACGTGGAACACATGTCCGTTTGCAATTTGATGGTTGGCCTTCGCTGGTTTTTTCGGGTTGGGAATCAGCTACAGTAGGTACTTTTGGTGGAAAAATAGCAGTCATTGATTATATCAACACAAAAAATAAATATCGTGTTTTGGTTGTACCTGATACACAAGCTGAAGAAGATTGGCCTGCTGCTTTGCGTGTAGGAAGTGGTGTTTATGGTTGGGCAATGCTCAATGAAGTACCAATTTGGTATGAGTTATGGCGACAACTCAATGCTTTTCCTCCTCTGCCTGTGGAGGGAAGTGATTATGGAAGTAAGGAAGATAAAGATAAAGTCGAACAGATGGAATATGATTCTAAATTAAAAAGGTAA
- a CDS encoding CBS domain-containing protein: MNFTPKNTASDKDKLASIKAYPSVTRYMATNLITFSPEQPVSEVINIFLEKKISGAPVLNENQELVGIISEKDCLRVMIGSAYHNQPISMGKVADFMTRNVQTVSEDQDVLDIAQAFLNTPIRRFPVLNKQGKVIGQVSRRDILRAADIIESTTW; encoded by the coding sequence ATGAATTTTACACCAAAAAATACAGCAAGCGACAAAGATAAACTAGCATCTATTAAGGCTTATCCTTCAGTAACTCGTTATATGGCAACTAACTTAATTACTTTTAGTCCAGAGCAACCTGTTTCAGAAGTAATTAATATTTTTTTAGAAAAGAAAATTTCAGGTGCACCTGTACTCAATGAAAATCAAGAGCTAGTAGGAATTATCTCTGAAAAGGATTGTCTGCGTGTTATGATTGGTTCAGCCTATCATAATCAGCCTATAAGTATGGGAAAAGTAGCTGACTTTATGACACGAAACGTACAGACAGTTTCAGAAGATCAAGATGTTTTGGATATTGCACAAGCGTTTTTGAATACACCTATTCGTCGTTTTCCAGTTCTTAATAAGCAAGGAAAAGTAATAGGACAGGTTAGCCGTAGAGATATTTTGAGAGCTGCTGATATTATAGAATCCACAACGTGGTAA
- a CDS encoding PA2169 family four-helix-bundle protein, which yields MSQESNKKAVDGLNELIEKNYDAEKGYKEAVTDVENHELKDFFTKSVQQRYEFGHELKAEIAKLGGTPEKGSSVTGTLHRIWINLKAMVTTHDVAAVINECERGEEAAIADYEKILKMDEMPMDAKTVIHKHLQQIRSSLEHLEELKKRFATA from the coding sequence ATGAGTCAAGAATCAAATAAAAAAGCTGTTGATGGGTTAAATGAACTTATCGAAAAAAATTATGATGCTGAAAAAGGCTATAAAGAAGCTGTTACAGACGTAGAAAATCACGAACTTAAAGATTTCTTTACAAAATCAGTACAACAGCGTTACGAATTTGGACATGAACTAAAAGCTGAAATAGCAAAACTAGGAGGAACTCCAGAAAAAGGCTCAAGTGTTACAGGTACATTACACCGTATTTGGATAAACTTAAAAGCAATGGTAACTACTCATGATGTAGCAGCTGTAATTAATGAATGTGAGCGAGGAGAAGAAGCTGCCATCGCAGATTATGAAAAAATCTTGAAGATGGACGAAATGCCAATGGATGCAAAAACAGTTATTCATAAGCATTTGCAGCAAATTCGCTCTTCACTAGAGCATTTAGAAGAATTGAAAAAACGTTTTGCTACTGCATAG
- a CDS encoding serine hydrolase, which yields MQSIFTHIFIVPILLTLFLFSPIDFIQAQNLYFPPLVETEDNNWETTASSDLEWCDERIDSLYTFLEEKNTKGFIVLKDGKIVLEKYFGTFSQDSVWYWASAGKSMVATLVGIAQRSSLLDINKKTSTYLGEGWTSLTKEQEDKITIRHQMTMTTGLNPPTDAGTNTCYSPDCFTYRSEPDTYWYYYSAPYRLLQDVLDSATGKPINQYFAERVTRKTGITGAFLNYILFSKPRSMARFGLLILNKGKWENNPVLNDAMYFEQMTNTSQLLNPAYGYLWWLNGKDTYKLPSSDRIFEGSIIPNAPSDMIAALGANDQKIYVVPSQGLVVVRVGNSAESDQLNAISSFDNQLWGRISNLSCDSPVLTNEEEGKENMKIYPNPSNENYFLKIPNGRYEVAIRDALGKIIYKAEVTHSFRIAASKWKKGMYFVEITPIGTKTTTYLKIVRE from the coding sequence ATGCAATCTATTTTTACACATATTTTTATAGTACCTATTTTATTAACTCTTTTTCTATTTAGTCCCATTGACTTTATACAAGCACAAAATTTATATTTTCCTCCCCTTGTAGAAACTGAAGATAATAACTGGGAAACAACAGCAAGCTCAGATTTAGAGTGGTGCGATGAGCGCATCGATAGCTTATACACATTTTTAGAAGAAAAAAACACAAAAGGTTTTATTGTCTTGAAGGATGGCAAAATTGTTTTAGAAAAGTATTTTGGAACATTTTCACAAGATAGTGTGTGGTATTGGGCATCGGCAGGCAAATCAATGGTAGCCACTCTTGTTGGGATTGCACAGCGTTCTAGTCTTTTGGATATTAACAAAAAAACATCAACCTATTTGGGTGAAGGTTGGACAAGTTTGACAAAAGAACAAGAAGACAAAATTACCATTCGTCATCAAATGACGATGACAACAGGACTTAATCCTCCAACTGATGCAGGAACAAATACCTGTTACTCTCCTGACTGTTTTACTTACAGATCAGAACCTGATACCTATTGGTACTATTATTCTGCTCCTTATCGTCTTTTGCAAGATGTTTTAGATAGCGCAACAGGAAAACCAATAAATCAGTATTTTGCCGAACGAGTAACTCGTAAAACAGGAATTACAGGAGCTTTTCTGAACTATATTTTGTTTTCTAAACCTCGTAGTATGGCTCGTTTTGGTCTTTTAATTCTCAATAAAGGTAAATGGGAAAATAACCCTGTTTTGAATGATGCCATGTATTTTGAACAAATGACAAATACTTCTCAACTTCTTAATCCTGCTTATGGATATTTATGGTGGCTCAATGGAAAAGATACTTATAAACTTCCTTCTTCTGATAGAATTTTTGAAGGCTCTATTATTCCAAATGCACCTTCTGATATGATTGCAGCCTTAGGAGCAAACGATCAAAAAATTTATGTTGTACCAAGTCAGGGTTTAGTTGTGGTACGAGTTGGAAATAGTGCAGAATCTGATCAGCTCAACGCTATTTCTTCTTTTGATAATCAGCTTTGGGGGAGAATATCTAATTTATCTTGTGATAGTCCCGTTTTAACGAATGAGGAAGAAGGAAAAGAAAACATGAAAATTTATCCAAATCCAAGTAATGAAAACTATTTCCTTAAGATTCCAAATGGTAGATATGAGGTTGCTATTCGTGATGCTTTAGGTAAAATAATTTATAAAGCAGAGGTTACTCATTCTTTTCGAATTGCTGCAAGTAAGTGGAAAAAAGGAATGTATTTTGTCGAAATCACACCTATTGGCACAAAAACCACTACTTATTTGAAAATTGTTAGAGAATAA
- a CDS encoding DUF721 domain-containing protein, protein MFLTLLINIMYDKDYNKLPSRRTPDPKPIGDALKAFLDAQKWNVKYESNRLKVDWAKIVGEFVAQQTEKVEIRNKKIFIRVSQPTLRYELLMQKTSIIYRVNSHFGKRMIEDVVLL, encoded by the coding sequence ATGTTCCTTACTTTACTTATCAATATTATGTATGATAAAGACTATAATAAACTTCCTTCAAGAAGAACACCAGATCCAAAACCAATAGGAGATGCATTGAAAGCATTTTTAGATGCTCAGAAGTGGAATGTGAAATATGAAAGTAACAGATTAAAAGTAGATTGGGCAAAAATTGTGGGCGAGTTTGTAGCACAGCAAACTGAAAAAGTAGAAATTAGAAATAAAAAAATATTTATTCGTGTTTCTCAACCTACTTTGAGATATGAATTATTGATGCAAAAAACGTCTATTATTTATCGTGTCAATTCTCATTTTGGAAAAAGAATGATAGAAGATGTAGTGCTACTCTGA
- a CDS encoding (4Fe-4S)-binding protein — MSNKKEYSNGELTIIWQAHKCTHAAECVKALPNVYKPKEKPWITIENATTAELQAQISKCPSGALTYKLNQ, encoded by the coding sequence ATGAGTAATAAAAAAGAATATTCAAATGGAGAACTGACGATAATTTGGCAAGCTCATAAATGCACACACGCTGCCGAATGTGTAAAAGCATTACCCAATGTTTATAAACCAAAAGAAAAACCTTGGATAACTATAGAAAATGCTACAACAGCAGAATTACAAGCTCAAATTAGTAAATGTCCGTCTGGAGCTTTGACCTATAAACTCAATCAATAA
- the sufB gene encoding Fe-S cluster assembly protein SufB, with amino-acid sequence MAEAKQTEQELLEDITNSEYKYGFVSNIESDKAIKGLTEDTVRFISEKKNEPEWLLEWRLEAFRKWQTMPTPKWANLNIPEIDFQEIIYYAAPKKKAQVNSLDEIDPELLATFDKLGISLTEQKRLSGIAVDVVMDSVSVATTFKSKLAELGIIFCSFSEAVQEHPELIKKYLGSVVPVSDNYFSALNSAVFSDGSFCYIPKGVRSPMELSTYFRINEANTGQFERTLIVAEEGSYVSYLEGCTAPQRDENQLHAAVVEIFAHKKSEVKYSTVQNWYPGDKNGKGGIYNFVTKRGICFGDDSKISWTQVETGSAITWKYPSCILKGDNSMGEFYSVAVTKNYQQADTGTKMIHIGKNTRSRIVSKGISAGHSQNSYRGSVDIMKRATNARNFSQCDSLLIGDQCGAHTFPYINAENSSAQIEHEATTSKIGEDQIFYCNQRGIDSEKAVALIVNGYCKEVLNKLPMEFAVEAQKLLALSLEGSVG; translated from the coding sequence ATGGCAGAAGCAAAACAAACCGAGCAAGAACTTTTAGAAGACATCACAAATTCGGAATACAAATACGGATTTGTTTCAAATATAGAATCAGATAAAGCAATCAAAGGACTAACAGAAGACACCGTTCGATTCATTTCTGAAAAGAAAAATGAACCTGAATGGCTTTTAGAATGGCGTTTGGAGGCTTTCAGAAAATGGCAAACCATGCCAACTCCCAAATGGGCAAACTTAAATATTCCTGAAATAGATTTTCAAGAAATTATTTATTATGCTGCTCCTAAAAAGAAAGCACAAGTAAACAGTCTTGACGAAATAGATCCAGAACTTTTAGCAACCTTTGATAAATTAGGAATTTCTTTGACAGAACAAAAACGTCTTTCAGGAATTGCTGTTGATGTAGTTATGGATAGTGTTTCAGTAGCTACTACTTTCAAATCTAAACTAGCAGAATTAGGAATTATTTTCTGTTCGTTTAGTGAAGCTGTGCAAGAACACCCAGAACTTATCAAAAAATACTTAGGTTCAGTTGTTCCTGTGAGTGATAATTATTTCTCTGCTCTCAATTCGGCTGTTTTTAGTGATGGTTCATTTTGTTATATTCCTAAAGGTGTTCGTTCGCCAATGGAATTATCAACCTATTTTAGAATAAATGAAGCAAATACAGGACAGTTTGAAAGAACTTTAATTGTTGCAGAAGAAGGCTCTTATGTCAGTTATTTGGAAGGTTGTACTGCTCCTCAAAGAGATGAAAACCAACTTCATGCTGCAGTAGTAGAGATTTTTGCACACAAGAAATCAGAAGTAAAATACTCAACGGTTCAAAACTGGTATCCAGGAGACAAAAATGGAAAAGGAGGAATTTATAACTTTGTAACCAAACGAGGAATTTGTTTTGGCGATGATTCAAAAATTTCTTGGACACAGGTAGAAACTGGTTCGGCAATTACATGGAAATATCCATCTTGTATCTTGAAAGGTGATAACTCAATGGGAGAATTTTATTCTGTTGCTGTTACTAAAAATTATCAACAAGCAGATACAGGTACAAAAATGATTCACATCGGCAAAAATACAAGAAGTCGTATTGTTTCAAAAGGTATTTCGGCAGGACATAGCCAAAATTCGTATCGTGGTTCGGTAGATATTATGAAACGAGCAACCAATGCACGTAATTTCTCTCAGTGTGACTCACTTTTGATTGGTGACCAATGTGGAGCGCATACTTTTCCTTATATTAATGCTGAAAATAGTAGCGCACAAATAGAACATGAAGCTACAACTTCAAAAATCGGAGAAGATCAGATTTTCTATTGTAACCAAAGAGGAATTGATTCTGAAAAAGCTGTTGCACTTATTGTAAACGGCTACTGTAAAGAAGTTTTAAATAAATTACCAATGGAATTTGCTGTAGAAGCACAGAAATTACTTGCTCTTTCTTTAGAAGGAAGTGTAGGATAA